In the genome of Nocardioides seonyuensis, one region contains:
- a CDS encoding pirin family protein, with translation MTNPDRRPDEVTLSSGDEPRGVQVMTPREVPLGGPRAMHVRRTLPQRSRSLIGAWCFIDHYGPDDVEETGGMSVAPHPHTGLQTVSWLFEGEVEHRDSAGNHAMVRPGELNLMTGGRGISHSEVSPPSTSVLHGVQLWVALPDASRHTPPTFDHYVPPAVRGPRWEARVFLGSALGSTSPVPTHSPLLGAEIMLATGGSLTVDVDDSFEHGVLLDVGLISVDGEELKPGELAYLAPGRSVIEVAAGEEARLVLVGGPPFGEEIVMWWNFVGRSHEEIVGYRAEWQDQITRDGEIVSDSREVSDGRFGVVADQPLPPIPAPALPNVRLKLRR, from the coding sequence ATGACCAACCCCGACCGTCGCCCCGACGAGGTCACCCTGTCCTCCGGTGACGAGCCGCGCGGGGTCCAGGTGATGACTCCCCGCGAGGTCCCGTTGGGGGGCCCGCGGGCGATGCACGTACGACGCACGCTGCCGCAGCGCTCCCGGTCGCTGATCGGTGCCTGGTGCTTCATCGACCACTACGGCCCGGACGACGTCGAGGAGACCGGGGGCATGAGCGTGGCGCCCCACCCGCACACGGGCCTGCAGACGGTGAGCTGGCTCTTCGAGGGTGAGGTCGAGCACCGCGACTCCGCCGGCAACCACGCGATGGTGCGTCCCGGCGAGCTCAACCTGATGACGGGTGGCCGGGGCATCAGCCACTCCGAGGTGTCCCCGCCGTCGACCTCCGTCCTGCACGGGGTCCAGCTCTGGGTGGCGCTCCCTGACGCGAGCCGGCACACGCCCCCGACGTTCGACCACTACGTGCCGCCCGCGGTGCGTGGACCCCGCTGGGAGGCACGGGTGTTCCTCGGTTCGGCCCTGGGGTCGACGTCCCCGGTGCCGACCCACTCGCCGCTCCTGGGCGCGGAGATCATGCTCGCCACGGGCGGGTCCCTGACGGTCGATGTCGACGACTCCTTCGAGCACGGCGTCCTGCTCGACGTCGGCCTCATCAGCGTCGACGGCGAGGAGCTCAAGCCGGGCGAGCTCGCCTACCTCGCGCCCGGACGCTCCGTGATCGAGGTGGCGGCCGGCGAGGAGGCCCGGCTGGTCCTGGTGGGCGGCCCGCCCTTCGGCGAGGAGATCGTCATGTGGTGGAACTTCGTCGGCCGCAGCCACGAGGAGATCGTCGGCTACCGCGCCGAGTGGCAGGACCAGATCACCCGCGACGGCGAGATCGTGTCCGACAGCCGCGAGGTGTCCGACGGCAGGTTCGGCGTCGTGGCCGACCAGCCGCTGC
- a CDS encoding AAA family ATPase: protein MTSDRWLRDRRPVRRVVADESAPEDRRAWPASVPAVAQVLDEGLELAPGVTLLVGENGSGKSTLVEAVAMAFGLAAEGGTRNVQEGTRATESPLHGWIRLERSPGAPRWGFFLRAETMHGYFTRQESFSTENDPQFHEMSHGESFLEVLRTRFDSPGLYCLDEPEAALSFSAQIALVGTLHDLAAAGAQVLCATHSPLLAALPGARILEIGPWGVREAVWEELELVAHWRRYLEHPMRYLRHVIDPV from the coding sequence ATGACGTCCGACAGGTGGTTGCGCGATCGCCGGCCGGTACGTCGCGTGGTCGCCGACGAGTCCGCACCAGAGGATCGCCGAGCCTGGCCGGCGTCCGTCCCGGCGGTCGCCCAGGTGCTGGACGAGGGGCTCGAGCTCGCCCCGGGAGTCACCCTCCTGGTCGGGGAGAACGGCAGCGGGAAGTCGACCCTCGTGGAGGCGGTCGCGATGGCGTTCGGCCTTGCTGCCGAGGGTGGCACCCGCAACGTGCAGGAGGGCACCCGCGCCACGGAGTCGCCGCTGCACGGGTGGATCAGGCTGGAACGATCGCCGGGCGCGCCCCGGTGGGGGTTCTTCCTGCGCGCCGAGACCATGCACGGCTACTTCACCCGGCAGGAGTCGTTCAGCACCGAGAATGACCCGCAGTTCCACGAGATGAGCCACGGCGAGTCGTTCCTGGAGGTCCTGCGCACGCGCTTCGACTCTCCCGGCCTCTACTGCCTCGACGAGCCGGAGGCAGCGCTGTCGTTCAGCGCCCAGATCGCCCTGGTCGGGACGCTCCACGACCTGGCTGCGGCCGGGGCGCAGGTGCTCTGCGCCACCCACTCACCGCTGCTGGCAGCCCTGCCCGGGGCGCGGATCCTCGAGATCGGGCCGTGGGGCGTCCGTGAGGCTGTCTGGGAAGAGCTCGAGCTCGTCGCCCACTGGCGGCGCTACCTCGAGCACCCCATGCGATACCTGCGCCACGTCATCGACCCCGTGTGA